In Azospirillum sp. TSA2s, one genomic interval encodes:
- a CDS encoding Bcr/CflA family multidrug efflux MFS transporter, whose protein sequence is MFARLAAVRSRSPAESPFFIAALGVLMSFGPMGTDMYLPGMPAIGRELHAAQDQVQWTLSAFFLGFGVGQLLWGALSDRFGRRIPVATGILLYAVGCVGCSLTVDVGHLAAWRFVQAVGACAGPVLVRAMIRDVFERDRAASVLSMMMLVMGAAPIIAPLIGGQILVWANWRWIFWAQAAFGAVAMLALASLPETHPESRRTSLRPMVLAESYRKLLTDRRYLGYAIGSSFIYAGMFAFISGSPFVYIELFGVRPENYGFLFGLNIVGMIIVNTLNSRAVMRFGSDMMLRIGVWLSAASGILLVACVMGGWGGLWGLVGCLFLFMSLTGFCFANSMAGALQSFPQMAGTASALAGMLQFSSGAVSGWAVGLMADGTAMPMAGVIGGGALVGLVLNLWLIRPFRRRLPAGA, encoded by the coding sequence ATGTTCGCGCGCCTTGCCGCCGTTCGTTCCCGTTCGCCTGCCGAAAGCCCGTTCTTCATCGCGGCGCTGGGCGTGCTGATGTCGTTCGGACCGATGGGCACCGACATGTATCTGCCCGGCATGCCGGCGATCGGCCGCGAGCTGCATGCGGCGCAGGATCAGGTGCAATGGACCCTGTCGGCCTTCTTCCTGGGCTTCGGCGTCGGGCAATTGCTGTGGGGCGCGCTGAGCGACCGGTTCGGCCGGCGGATCCCGGTGGCGACCGGCATCCTTCTCTATGCCGTCGGCTGCGTCGGCTGTTCGCTGACCGTCGATGTCGGCCATCTGGCGGCTTGGCGCTTCGTGCAGGCGGTGGGGGCCTGTGCCGGGCCGGTGCTGGTCCGGGCCATGATCCGCGACGTGTTCGAGCGCGACCGCGCGGCCAGCGTCCTGTCGATGATGATGCTGGTGATGGGCGCCGCCCCGATCATCGCGCCGCTGATCGGCGGCCAGATCCTAGTGTGGGCCAATTGGCGCTGGATCTTCTGGGCGCAAGCGGCCTTCGGCGCCGTCGCGATGCTGGCCCTCGCCAGCCTGCCGGAAACCCATCCGGAGTCGCGGCGCACCAGCCTGCGCCCGATGGTGCTGGCCGAGTCCTACCGCAAGCTGCTGACCGACCGCCGCTATCTCGGCTATGCGATCGGCTCGTCCTTCATCTATGCGGGGATGTTCGCCTTCATTTCCGGCTCGCCCTTTGTCTATATCGAGCTGTTCGGCGTCCGGCCGGAGAATTACGGCTTCCTGTTCGGGCTGAACATCGTCGGCATGATCATCGTCAACACGCTGAACAGCCGCGCGGTGATGCGCTTCGGGTCCGACATGATGCTGCGTATCGGCGTCTGGCTGTCGGCAGCCAGCGGCATTTTGCTGGTCGCCTGCGTGATGGGCGGCTGGGGCGGGTTGTGGGGGCTGGTCGGCTGCCTGTTCCTGTTCATGTCGTTGACTGGATTCTGCTTCGCCAATTCCATGGCGGGCGCGCTGCAATCCTTCCCGCAGATGGCGGGCACCGCATCGGCGCTCGCCGGCATGCTGCAGTTCAGCAGCGGCGCGGTTTCGGGCTGGGCGGTCGGGCTGATGGCCGACGGCACGGCCATGCCGATGGCGGGGGTGATCGGGGGAGGCGCCCTGGTCGGTCTGGTGCTGAACCTATGGCTGATCCGTCCATTCCGCCGCCGGTTGCCGGCCGGAG